One Lactobacillus sp. ESL0785 DNA window includes the following coding sequences:
- the thiI gene encoding tRNA uracil 4-sulfurtransferase ThiI yields the protein MKYTEIMVRYGELSTKGKNRKDFIGKLAGNVTKVLRDFPQIEIHPRHDRLHIVLNGASFNEIDQKLKKVFGIQTYSPTIKVEKTLQAIEETSLALMKETFKKGMTFKVNTKRSDHHFTYDTNELNSLVGDYLFENMSDLKVEMKHPDLVLRIEVRQDAIYISNQLLHGAGGMPVGTGGRAVMMLSGGIDSPVASYLALKRGVDIEMVHFFSPPYTTEKALNKAKELTGILANYAGRINFIAVPFAEIQETIKEKVPEGYLMTVQRRFMLRLADEIRNKRNELAIFNGESVGQVASQTLESMMAINDVTTTPVVRPVATMDKTEIIRLAEEIGTFDLSIKPFEDCCTIFAPPRPKTKPKVDKAREYEARLDVAGLIERALAGIKVTAIYPNDKFLADKAEEDAALL from the coding sequence ATGAAATATACTGAAATAATGGTTCGCTATGGTGAGCTTTCAACTAAAGGTAAGAATAGGAAGGATTTTATTGGCAAGCTTGCTGGCAATGTGACCAAAGTTTTGCGTGACTTTCCGCAAATTGAAATCCATCCACGTCATGATCGATTGCACATCGTCTTAAATGGCGCATCCTTTAATGAAATTGACCAAAAGTTGAAGAAAGTTTTTGGTATTCAAACTTACTCACCAACAATTAAAGTGGAAAAAACGCTACAGGCGATTGAAGAAACTTCGTTAGCTTTAATGAAGGAAACTTTCAAAAAAGGTATGACTTTCAAGGTTAATACTAAACGCAGTGATCATCATTTTACTTACGATACTAATGAATTAAATTCATTAGTTGGCGATTATCTGTTTGAAAATATGTCTGACTTAAAGGTAGAAATGAAGCATCCAGATCTAGTGCTGCGAATTGAAGTGCGTCAAGATGCAATTTATATTTCTAACCAATTATTGCATGGTGCTGGCGGGATGCCTGTTGGTACTGGTGGTCGTGCTGTAATGATGCTGTCTGGTGGTATTGACTCGCCCGTTGCATCTTACTTAGCTTTAAAGCGTGGCGTTGACATTGAGATGGTGCATTTCTTTAGTCCACCTTATACAACTGAAAAAGCATTGAATAAAGCCAAAGAATTAACTGGTATCTTAGCTAATTATGCTGGTCGAATTAATTTTATTGCCGTTCCCTTTGCGGAAATTCAGGAAACAATTAAGGAAAAAGTACCGGAAGGCTACTTGATGACGGTTCAGCGGCGGTTTATGTTGCGGTTAGCCGATGAAATTCGTAACAAAAGAAATGAATTAGCAATTTTTAACGGTGAATCAGTTGGTCAAGTTGCTTCGCAAACTTTAGAATCAATGATGGCGATTAATGATGTGACAACAACGCCAGTTGTCCGGCCAGTTGCAACGATGGACAAGACAGAAATTATTCGCTTAGCTGAAGAAATTGGTACTTTTGATTTATCCATTAAGCCCTTTGAAGATTGTTGTACAATTTTTGCACCGCCACGCCCTAAGACAAAACCAAAGGTTGATAAGGCACGTGAATATGAGGCACGACTTGATGTTGCTGGCTTAATTGAACGAGCACTTGCAGGCATTAAAGTTACCGCAATTTATCCAAATGACAAGTTTTTGGCGGATAAAGCCGAAGAAGATGCTGCATTATTGTAA
- a CDS encoding JAB domain-containing protein: MEIIKSNHYLVKTDIELLNELVDQLAKKEIINLTQLIDRLRQLRISNFNDLLQYLSGSEASNVLAVTSEELLERLRSAIPDREAVLTSSNEVGTYLADKLAGHKQEELWGVYIDNSNHIIAEKCLFKGTLDKSVAHPREIFRWGIIYACAGMFVVHNHPSGNLVPSQSDIKLTRMLHDAADMMQIDFLDHFIVGKNRYISMREHELF; this comes from the coding sequence ATGGAAATCATCAAGTCCAATCACTATTTAGTAAAAACGGATATTGAATTATTAAATGAACTAGTTGACCAGTTGGCTAAAAAAGAAATTATTAACTTAACTCAATTAATTGATAGATTGCGACAATTACGAATTAGTAATTTTAATGACTTATTGCAATATCTCTCAGGGTCTGAAGCTTCAAATGTGCTAGCAGTTACCAGCGAGGAATTACTTGAAAGGCTGCGTAGTGCTATACCTGATCGTGAGGCTGTGTTAACGTCTAGTAATGAGGTGGGAACCTATTTAGCTGATAAATTAGCAGGTCATAAGCAAGAAGAATTGTGGGGCGTTTATATTGATAATAGCAACCATATAATTGCTGAAAAATGTTTATTTAAAGGCACACTAGATAAGTCAGTGGCTCATCCACGAGAAATTTTCCGGTGGGGCATAATTTATGCGTGTGCAGGGATGTTTGTCGTTCATAATCATCCTAGTGGTAATTTAGTGCCATCGCAAAGTGATATTAAATTGACCCGAATGTTACATGATGCAGCTGATATGATGCAGATTGACTTTTTAGATCATTTTATTGTTGGCAAAAACCGCTATATCAGTATGAGAGAACATGAGCTGTTCTAA
- a CDS encoding valine--tRNA ligase encodes MTDLAPKYDHQEVENGRYQTWLDEDLFKPSGDKKAHPYSIVIPPPNVTGKLHLGHAWDTAIQDTLIRFKRMQGYDTLYLPGMDHAGIATQAKVEAKLRKQGKDRHEMGREAFVKQVWDWKDEYANIIKGQWAKMGLSLDYSRERFTLDEGLSKAVRRVFVQLYNEGLIYRGQYIINWDPALQTALSDIEVIHQDDKGAFYHIKYPFVDGSGFVEIATTRPETMFGDTAVAVAPGDERYKDLVGKELILPLVGRHIPIIEDQHVDPDFGTGLVKITPAHDPNDFATGNRHNLKRINVMNDDGTMNEECGKYAGMDRFDCRKQLVADLKEQGYLIKVKPIVHSVGHSERSGVQVEPRLSTQWFVKMKPLADKVLANQKTDDKVNFVPERFEQTLEHWMENVHDWVISRQLWWGHRIPAWYNKKTGEMYVGEEAPKDIENWDQDPDVLDTWFSSALWPFSTMGWPDENSEDFKRYFPTNALVTGYDIIFFWVSRMIFQSLHFTNERPFKDVVLHGLIRDEQGRKMSKSLGNGVDPMDVVNEYGADALRWFLLNGTAPGQDTRYNPKKLAAAWNFINKIWNASRFVIMNLPADAQPAHMPDTSKFDLADSWIFDRLNHTVGEVIRLFDEYKFGEAGRELYNFIWNDFCDWYIEISKVVLNGNNSELKAKKQDNLIWILDQILRLLHPIMPFVTEKLWLSMPHEGKSIMVAKYPEMHPEFENKQADSDMAFLIEVIKAVRNIRMEVNAPMSSPIDLMIQLDDAANEHILTDNEDYVKNFLHPKKLEIATEITAPKLAKTAVIAGAQVFVPLTELVNVDDEIKRMEKEEKDLEAEVARSTKKLANQGFVAHAPEAVIAKEEAKKTDYESQLAGVRQRIQDLKESK; translated from the coding sequence ATGACAGATTTGGCACCAAAATATGATCATCAAGAGGTTGAAAATGGCAGATACCAAACTTGGCTTGATGAGGATTTGTTTAAGCCGTCAGGTGATAAGAAGGCCCACCCATATTCAATTGTTATTCCGCCGCCTAATGTTACCGGTAAATTACACTTGGGTCATGCTTGGGATACAGCAATTCAAGATACATTAATTCGTTTTAAGCGGATGCAAGGCTATGATACTTTGTATTTACCGGGAATGGATCATGCTGGCATTGCAACCCAGGCTAAGGTAGAAGCTAAATTGCGCAAGCAAGGCAAAGATCGTCACGAAATGGGGCGTGAAGCTTTTGTTAAGCAAGTTTGGGATTGGAAAGATGAATACGCAAATATTATCAAGGGTCAATGGGCTAAAATGGGTCTGTCACTTGATTATTCGCGTGAACGTTTTACCTTAGATGAAGGATTGTCTAAAGCTGTCCGGCGGGTCTTCGTCCAATTGTATAATGAGGGCTTAATTTATCGCGGTCAATATATTATTAATTGGGATCCAGCTTTGCAGACAGCTTTGAGTGATATTGAAGTTATTCACCAAGATGACAAGGGTGCCTTTTATCATATTAAATATCCATTTGTGGATGGTTCGGGATTTGTTGAAATCGCAACGACCCGGCCAGAAACTATGTTTGGTGATACTGCAGTTGCTGTTGCTCCTGGGGATGAACGCTACAAGGACTTGGTTGGTAAAGAATTGATTTTACCGCTTGTAGGTCGGCACATTCCAATTATTGAAGATCAACACGTTGACCCAGACTTTGGTACTGGTTTGGTAAAGATTACGCCGGCTCATGACCCGAATGACTTTGCTACTGGTAATCGTCATAACTTAAAGCGGATTAACGTGATGAACGATGACGGTACGATGAACGAGGAATGTGGCAAATATGCTGGCATGGATCGGTTTGACTGCCGTAAGCAATTAGTTGCCGATTTAAAGGAACAGGGCTACTTGATTAAGGTTAAGCCAATTGTTCACTCAGTTGGTCACTCAGAGCGTTCAGGTGTTCAAGTTGAGCCACGTCTGTCAACACAATGGTTTGTTAAGATGAAGCCATTAGCTGATAAGGTTTTAGCTAATCAAAAGACTGACGATAAGGTTAATTTTGTCCCTGAGCGATTTGAACAAACGCTTGAACATTGGATGGAAAATGTTCATGATTGGGTAATTTCACGGCAACTATGGTGGGGTCACCGCATTCCAGCTTGGTACAACAAGAAGACCGGCGAAATGTATGTTGGTGAAGAAGCACCTAAGGATATTGAAAACTGGGATCAGGATCCAGATGTTTTGGATACTTGGTTCTCAAGTGCTTTGTGGCCATTTTCAACTATGGGTTGGCCTGATGAAAATTCAGAGGACTTTAAACGTTATTTTCCAACTAATGCTTTAGTTACCGGCTATGATATTATTTTCTTCTGGGTATCACGAATGATTTTCCAGAGTTTGCACTTTACCAATGAGCGTCCGTTTAAAGATGTTGTTTTGCACGGCTTAATTCGTGATGAACAAGGCCGTAAGATGAGTAAATCATTGGGCAATGGGGTTGACCCAATGGACGTTGTGAACGAATATGGTGCCGATGCATTGCGCTGGTTCTTATTGAACGGGACTGCTCCTGGTCAAGATACTCGTTATAATCCAAAGAAATTGGCAGCAGCCTGGAACTTCATTAACAAGATTTGGAATGCATCACGATTTGTAATCATGAACCTGCCAGCAGATGCTCAACCAGCTCACATGCCTGATACCAGCAAGTTTGACTTAGCTGATAGCTGGATTTTTGATCGATTGAACCACACAGTAGGTGAAGTTATTCGCTTGTTTGACGAGTACAAATTTGGTGAAGCTGGTCGAGAACTTTACAACTTTATTTGGAATGACTTCTGCGATTGGTATATTGAAATTTCCAAGGTTGTTTTAAATGGTAACAATAGTGAATTAAAGGCCAAGAAACAGGATAATTTAATTTGGATTCTTGACCAAATTTTGCGGTTGTTACACCCAATTATGCCATTTGTAACCGAAAAATTATGGTTATCAATGCCGCATGAGGGAAAGTCAATTATGGTTGCAAAATATCCAGAAATGCACCCTGAATTTGAAAATAAGCAAGCAGATAGTGATATGGCTTTCTTGATTGAAGTTATCAAGGCCGTCCGGAACATTCGGATGGAAGTTAATGCACCAATGTCATCACCAATTGATCTTATGATTCAACTTGATGATGCTGCAAATGAGCATATTTTAACGGATAATGAAGATTACGTGAAGAACTTCTTACACCCTAAGAAATTGGAAATTGCTACTGAAATAACAGCACCAAAATTAGCTAAGACAGCGGTAATTGCTGGTGCACAAGTCTTTGTACCATTGACTGAATTGGTTAATGTTGATGACGAAATTAAGCGGATGGAAAAAGAAGAAAAAGATCTTGAAGCTGAAGTTGCACGTTCAACTAAGAAATTAGCTAATCAAGGATTTGTTGCACATGCGCCAGAAGCAGTCATTGCTAAGGAAGAAGCCAAGAAGACTGACTATGAAAGTCAGCTAGCTGGTGTTCGTCAGCGAATTCAAGATTTGAAAGAGAGTAAATAA
- a CDS encoding HAD family phosphatase, translating into MRVQGIDEEIKGILLDMDGLLVNSENLYWRANIQAAKEEHLGTSDDTYLKLVGSTTSNMRKFYRKYFATEKQRVNFIKRTDELVWKWTDEGKLNLRPGVQKALDVFYDLDLPMAIVSSNYERVLEHEMWATGIRNYFQFHLNYDDVRKHQLEAKPAPDIYLWAAQKLAVPIKNILAFEDSGTGVAAAAHAGLKCVMIPDLLPPTTADRQNAVFVCQDFNEFLEKIN; encoded by the coding sequence ATGCGTGTTCAAGGCATTGATGAAGAAATTAAAGGGATTTTACTTGATATGGATGGCTTGCTGGTTAATTCCGAAAATTTATATTGGCGGGCCAATATTCAAGCTGCTAAGGAAGAACATTTAGGTACGTCCGATGATACTTACTTAAAATTAGTAGGTTCAACTACTAGTAATATGCGTAAATTTTATCGTAAATATTTTGCAACTGAGAAGCAACGAGTTAATTTTATTAAACGGACAGACGAGTTGGTTTGGAAGTGGACAGATGAGGGCAAACTTAATTTGCGTCCCGGCGTTCAAAAGGCACTTGATGTTTTTTATGACTTAGATTTGCCGATGGCAATTGTATCTAGCAATTATGAAAGAGTGCTGGAACATGAGATGTGGGCAACAGGAATTCGTAATTACTTCCAGTTCCACCTAAATTATGATGATGTGCGTAAGCACCAACTTGAGGCTAAACCGGCACCAGATATTTATTTATGGGCAGCACAAAAATTAGCAGTGCCGATAAAAAATATTTTAGCTTTTGAAGATTCAGGAACTGGCGTGGCTGCAGCTGCACATGCCGGCCTTAAGTGTGTGATGATTCCAGATTTATTACCGCCGACAACAGCTGATCGTCAAAATGCTGTCTTTGTTTGTCAAGATTTTAATGAATTTTTAGAAAAAATAAATTAG
- a CDS encoding folylpolyglutamate synthase/dihydrofolate synthase family protein: MIFTNAQDVISYLYTLPKLHKKADLSYIKRVLAALGKPQDKVKTIHVTGTNGKGSTCYYLSNLLQKAGQKTGLFVSPYVFAFGERIQLDGQNISDADLVAVANQVEEVLNELRQELPSFSLVTFEYEVVMAFVYFAQKKCDYAIIEVGIGGEHDKTNVITPEVSVITTVDLDHEDLIGPTIQDIAREKSGVIKQQRPVILGNVPQVVLPILEQKARASQAPVFLLARDFTITGKTQLTYQDMQEKLTFTIRPQVEGYDVAVAVRAFKTLQLTLTNAEIEQAINQTVIPGRYQILQEQPLIVLDGAHNIQAMKNLLNFVHQQQKLRQGKVRVLITMMKDKDLTEVFSLFKSTDQVELTTIAYPRAAKKEDFPRQVQQKYPYQSNCQIGFEQLQKVSQANDILLVTGSFYLVGEILQMEAVDACSRH, translated from the coding sequence GTGATTTTTACCAATGCTCAAGATGTAATATCTTATTTATATACACTGCCAAAATTACACAAGAAAGCTGATTTATCATATATCAAGAGAGTATTAGCTGCACTTGGTAAGCCGCAGGATAAAGTAAAAACTATTCATGTCACGGGCACCAATGGTAAGGGCTCAACATGTTACTATCTTAGTAATTTGTTGCAAAAGGCTGGTCAAAAGACTGGCCTTTTTGTCTCACCATATGTGTTTGCTTTTGGTGAAAGAATCCAATTAGATGGTCAAAATATTAGTGACGCTGACTTAGTAGCAGTTGCTAATCAGGTTGAAGAAGTATTAAATGAGTTACGGCAAGAATTACCCTCCTTTAGTTTAGTTACATTTGAATATGAAGTCGTAATGGCTTTTGTCTATTTTGCCCAAAAGAAGTGTGATTATGCGATAATTGAGGTGGGAATTGGCGGTGAACACGATAAAACTAATGTAATCACGCCTGAAGTAAGTGTGATTACAACTGTTGATTTAGATCATGAAGATTTAATTGGACCGACAATTCAGGATATTGCACGAGAAAAAAGTGGGGTAATTAAACAACAGCGACCAGTTATTTTAGGTAATGTGCCGCAAGTAGTTTTGCCAATTCTTGAGCAAAAAGCAAGAGCCAGTCAGGCACCGGTATTTTTACTTGCTCGCGACTTTACAATTACAGGGAAAACCCAATTAACGTATCAAGATATGCAGGAAAAGTTGACTTTTACAATCAGACCACAAGTTGAGGGCTATGATGTTGCCGTGGCGGTGCGCGCATTTAAGACACTCCAATTAACTTTAACGAATGCAGAGATTGAGCAAGCAATTAATCAGACAGTAATTCCTGGACGTTACCAAATATTGCAGGAGCAACCATTAATTGTTCTTGATGGTGCACATAATATTCAAGCAATGAAAAATTTGCTCAATTTTGTTCATCAACAACAAAAATTGCGTCAAGGTAAGGTGCGTGTGTTGATTACGATGATGAAAGACAAAGACCTAACAGAAGTTTTTTCTCTGTTTAAGTCCACGGATCAGGTTGAGTTAACGACGATTGCCTATCCGCGAGCAGCCAAAAAAGAAGATTTTCCACGACAAGTGCAGCAAAAGTATCCTTATCAATCTAATTGTCAGATTGGTTTTGAGCAATTGCAGAAGGTAAGCCAAGCTAACGATATTTTACTAGTAACAGGTTCGTTTTATTTAGTAGGTGAAATTTTACAAATGGAGGCAGTAGATGCGTGTTCAAGGCATTGA
- a CDS encoding cysteine desulfurase family protein, with amino-acid sequence MIYFDNSATTKIDPAVLATYNQVAQNIWGNPSSLHKMGDRAFQLLESSRKQIANLLGTKQDEIFFTSGGTESNNTAIKGTAIQKREFGKHIITSSVEHASVANAFNALENLGYRVTRLPVDKEGRVNVNDLRNALDTDTTLVSIMGVNNEIGTIQPIEEISDLLTNYPTIQFHVDNVQALGKNIWPRVFTPRVDLSSLSAHKFHAPRGIGILYKKEGKMLSPLHDGGGQEKGLRSGTENLPAIAAMAKAVRLLLTDEAEKANREAAIKREIVAYLQDKPGIKIFSPVSTGFTPHILCFALEGIRGETLVHTLEEHDIYTSTTSACASTKTDEASTLVSMHVADQIAMSAIRLSFDETNTLAEADEFITVFDQIYRHFAKINHLGENN; translated from the coding sequence GTGATTTATTTTGATAATAGTGCAACGACTAAGATTGATCCTGCAGTGTTAGCTACTTATAATCAAGTTGCGCAAAATATTTGGGGTAATCCATCTAGTTTACATAAAATGGGCGATCGTGCCTTTCAATTGCTGGAGAGTTCACGCAAACAAATTGCAAATCTGTTAGGTACGAAGCAAGATGAAATTTTCTTTACTTCTGGTGGAACTGAATCCAATAATACCGCAATTAAAGGGACAGCGATTCAGAAGCGTGAATTTGGTAAGCATATTATTACTTCGAGTGTTGAACATGCTTCAGTTGCTAATGCCTTTAATGCTTTAGAAAACTTAGGTTACCGTGTGACGCGTCTGCCTGTTGATAAAGAAGGCCGAGTCAATGTTAATGATTTGCGCAATGCTCTTGATACAGATACAACCTTAGTTTCAATTATGGGTGTTAATAATGAAATTGGAACAATTCAGCCAATTGAAGAAATTAGTGATTTGTTGACTAATTATCCGACAATTCAATTCCATGTTGACAATGTGCAGGCACTGGGCAAAAACATTTGGCCACGAGTCTTTACGCCGCGGGTTGATTTGTCTAGTTTGTCGGCGCATAAATTTCACGCTCCCCGTGGAATTGGTATCCTTTACAAAAAAGAAGGTAAAATGCTGTCACCGTTACATGATGGTGGTGGGCAAGAAAAAGGCTTGCGTTCAGGGACAGAAAATTTACCGGCAATTGCAGCAATGGCGAAAGCTGTACGATTATTGTTAACTGATGAAGCTGAAAAGGCAAACCGGGAAGCCGCAATTAAGCGTGAAATCGTTGCTTATTTGCAAGATAAGCCGGGAATTAAAATTTTCTCTCCAGTAAGTACTGGTTTTACACCGCATATTTTATGCTTTGCTTTAGAAGGAATTCGCGGTGAAACCTTAGTTCATACACTGGAAGAACACGATATTTATACTTCAACGACCTCTGCTTGTGCTTCAACTAAGACTGATGAGGCAAGCACGCTAGTTTCAATGCATGTTGCTGATCAGATTGCAATGAGTGCCATTCGTTTAAGTTTTGATGAAACTAATACACTTGCAGAAGCTGATGAGTTTATCACTGTTTTTGATCAAATTTACCGCCATTTTGCTAAAATTAATCATTTAGGAGAAAATAATTAA